GAAGGATGAACGAAAAAACAATTTCTAACTCCGTTATCCTTTTCTCGACGTAACGTTTTTACAGGCACTAAACCATCGTTCACGTGATTGTAAAATTCATAGCCATAAGGTAAAAGAATGTCTTCCAATTTCCCTTCAATTTCATTAAACAAAGTTTCGCAAATAATAATGGGCTTGAACTTAGATAACAGTATGTCAGATTTTTGTAAAATGAAATGTTCTGTGCCTTCGGTATCCATTTTTACTAAATCCACCTTGTCTTCTGGATTTTGTTTTAGATAATCATCAGCAGTAACACATTTAACCGAGTTTTTCACGAACATTCTTGAATCTGTTTTAGAACCTGCATTTCCCTCTCCGGCCAAATTGTATTTTAAATACGTGTATTTGTAGGATTTCACTTCATAAAAATCAATACTGCCTACCTGATTAGATAAAGCAATAGATTCAACCTTTATGTTGTTTAAATTATTTAATTGAATATTTTCCTGTAAATAATGTAATGGTCCAAGTGCAGGTTCAAAAGATTTAATTTTAATCTTCGGGTTAATTTTAGAAGCCAGTAAACTAAAATATCCAATATTGGCCCCAATGTCATAAAAGCAATTGGAAGTAGCGGCTAACTTTTCGAATATGGGGGTATATTCAAAATTCTTGTAACCGTTCCAGTAAATAAGTGATGTACCGAAATTAGTTTGATTGGTTTTGAGATACAATATTTTTCCGTTCGATAAATTAATTTTGATTTTTCCGGAAGGAGGAATTTTAAAACTTTTGGGCAAGAATGGAAATAAGTGTTTAACTAAACCGGTAAGGATTGGGTTAATTAAATCGGAATAAATAAGCCGGTAGAGGAATTGTTTCATTTTAATTTAAGATACTGTTGAAATACAACTTTAATTTCGTTTTTGAAGATAAAATAAAATACAATGCTAAACAGTGTAAACTGACCTAAATAAAGATACAAGTTGTAATCCGGAGAGATTTGGTATTGAATAATGTTGTAAACTATGAAAATAAATGGAAGGCCAATAATTTTAAAATAATTGTATTCGTATTTAAATATATTTTTAGTGAGTAACACAGTAAGAATAACCTGAATAACTTTGGTAATAAGGGTGGCATAAATAGCGCCTAATAAAGCGAAATGCTTTATTCCAAAATAGGTTAAAGCAATTTGGAACGCAGCCGTGATAAGGTATATCTTCAACAACAAAATGGAGTTTTTTGTAAATTGAATGGTGGCTAGGTAATAATTTAAAATTCCGGTTAAGGCATAGGTGGTGGCTAACAAGCCTATGTATTGATCACTTTGGTAGAACTCAGGCTTGTTTATGAAAATTTTGTAGAGGACGGGTATAACAATGCAAAAGAAAATCAATTGCATAATATTTACAAAATTAAACACGTTAAAGTAACGGTTACTTTCTTTTGTTGTTTTATTTTCGCCTTCCTTTTTCCATATTTCATACACTTTGGGAAAAATTACGGCTGATAATCCATTTTGAACAAACATTACTCCAAAGAAGCATTTCATCACCGTATCATAGGCGTTAATTTCTATATTAGAAATAAAATGTTGAAGAAATAAACGGTCAACGTTACCTAATATCCAAAAACAAAATACAACGAGTACATAAGGACTGCAAAATACCATTAAATCTTTCAAAAAAGTTTTTTCGAATTTTAATGTTCCGTTAGAAGAATAAATATATTGCGCCAATAAAAAAATAATTGCTCCGGATAGTAAACGACCGTACATAGGGCCAATTAATGAGTCAGGAAATAACTTTAGTCCTCCAATAGAAATGACGAGTGTAGCAACGAAATTGATAAAATTAACCCCAAAATAAAGTCTTTCTTTTTTGAAATAAATTAAACAATTGGTGGCTGTTTTGAAGTAGGCATTAAAAAATCCGGTTAAAATGGAATAAAATCCCCAAGGCCAGAATTCCATTTCAAATTCAGGAACAAAGCAAGTGGAAAATAAAAAATCCCCACTTATGCTAAATAAGAGTAATAAAATTATTCCGATAAGTAATAAAAGGATGGAGATGGTTCCGGTAAATTTTTTTTGTTCCTGTGGTTCATTAGCAAGTTGTGTGTATTTAACCCCGTAATAAGTGTCGATGGAAAAGGAAAAGATGATTTGGGTTAATAAGGTGATTAGAATGTAATAGGCAAGTTGTGTGAATTGAAGGGTAGGGAGGTAATTGGTATAAAAGGGTAGAAGAATAATTCCTCCCACCATGGGCAATGCACCCGAAAGGGTAATGATGATAGATGATTTTAGAAATGATTTACTAATCATTTAATACGCTGATATACAAAAAAATCACTGATTGAGTTCTCTATACCATTTTGAGTTTCACGATATTTATTTTTTACGGTATCGATTAATTTAAATTCCGGAATGTGAGCCTGCACAAACTTACTGAAACTTCTTCTGTTCTCGTGCTGATAAATGGGTTCTTTTTCCTGATCGTAATCACTGGCATAAATAATTACGTATTTTTCGGCCGTATGAAACAAATCCAATAAATATTTCTCAAAAATTTCCTTCTCAACCAAGTGATAAAGTACATCAAGTGATAGCGTTAGTTCTGCTTTAAAAATTTTGTGGTTATCGTAAAAGGCGAGAGAATCATAGATCAAAAAACTTTTAGTTTTATCATTTTTGAAAAGATTGTGACAAATATTAATAGCGGTTCTACTAACATCCAATCCGATATAATTGGGATACTTTGCAATTTTCAATTGATTACCATCGCCACAACCAAATTCCATGATGGTATTAATAGCATTTGATTTTACGAAATTATTTAAGAATTCAGCTTTAAATTCGGCTAAATGTGTATAGGATCCGGCACCGGAATTTCCTTCTTTTTGATAACGTTCTTCCCAATACTCACCCGAGCCTTTAAATTTCTTCTTTTGCTGGTTACGCTTGTAATCTTCTATAAACTTGATTTTTAATAAACTCTCTTTTAATCCCATTGTTAAAAAGGCATATTTTAATTAACACGAAGGTAGTAAAAATTAGTTCATTGCATTAGCTTGAATTATAATACTTTTGTAAAAGTGAATGTATTGTTTTATAGTAATTGGTATCCCTCCGAAAAACATCCCTATTTGGGTATTTTTGTGAAAAAACATGCTGTATCGGTAAAGCAATGCGCAATAAATGTACATATTTTCAGTTTCATATTATTTCCATCCAAAGCTATTTTTAAAAAAAGTCAAAGTGATTTTGTTGATGAATTTGGTATGACTAATACGCAAATTATTATTGAATCCCGATTTTATAAATTGATACACATTTTACCTTTTATTCAAAAAAAAATAGTGTCAAAATCATTTGATAAAGTGATCCGTGAATTCAAGCCCGACCTATTGCATTCTAATATTATTTACCCGGCCGCTTTAGTTGCATTTGATTTGAGTAGAAAATACCATTTACCTCACGTGATAACGGAACACTGGACTAAAATCGATCGATTTATGAACTCCAGTCTTTTTGCTAAAAAAGCGAAAAAAGTGTATC
This sequence is a window from Sphingobacteriaceae bacterium. Protein-coding genes within it:
- a CDS encoding FkbM family methyltransferase, which codes for MKQFLYRLIYSDLINPILTGLVKHLFPFLPKSFKIPPSGKIKINLSNGKILYLKTNQTNFGTSLIYWNGYKNFEYTPIFEKLAATSNCFYDIGANIGYFSLLASKINPKIKIKSFEPALGPLHYLQENIQLNNLNNIKVESIALSNQVGSIDFYEVKSYKYTYLKYNLAGEGNAGSKTDSRMFVKNSVKCVTADDYLKQNPEDKVDLVKMDTEGTEHFILQKSDILLSKFKPIIICETLFNEIEGKLEDILLPYGYEFYNHVNDGLVPVKTLRREKDNGVRNCFFVHPSKKELIQEFIIPN